Proteins from a single region of Geothrix sp. PMB-07:
- a CDS encoding TetR/AcrR family transcriptional regulator, which translates to MGRPRTVPLSREAWVEAAFRVIAHQGVSAVAVEPLAQALGVTKGSFYWHFQSRDELIHAALEAWEQDQSTDVVSRYSGIEDPRRRLRVLLFAAFEDLENGRFFAALAVSSEDPRVQPYLRRATERRLAFGVKAFQALGLSEGEARERALLAYAAYAGYFQLLRTTPEAVDAVTDLSGYVRRLADALVPEQLH; encoded by the coding sequence ATGGGCCGTCCCCGAACCGTTCCTTTGTCGCGCGAAGCATGGGTGGAGGCCGCCTTCAGAGTCATTGCCCACCAAGGCGTGTCGGCTGTGGCGGTGGAGCCGCTGGCCCAGGCGCTGGGGGTGACCAAGGGCAGCTTCTATTGGCATTTTCAAAGCCGGGACGAGCTCATCCATGCGGCACTCGAAGCCTGGGAGCAGGATCAAAGTACCGACGTGGTGTCCCGCTACAGCGGCATCGAGGATCCACGGCGGCGCCTGCGGGTGCTGCTCTTCGCAGCTTTTGAAGACCTTGAGAATGGTCGCTTTTTCGCCGCCCTGGCGGTTTCCAGCGAAGATCCCCGGGTGCAGCCCTATCTGCGACGGGCCACGGAGCGACGTCTCGCTTTTGGGGTGAAAGCCTTCCAGGCCCTGGGGCTATCCGAGGGGGAGGCGCGGGAGCGCGCCCTGTTGGCCTATGCGGCCTACGCGGGCTATTTCCAGCTTCTGCGCACCACGCCCGAGGCGGTGGACGCCGTGACGGATCTCAGCGGCTATGTCCGTCGCCTGGCCGACGCGCTTGTGCCCGAGCAGTTGCATTAG
- a CDS encoding M20/M25/M40 family metallo-hydrolase, translating into MNASPADLRGWLSARLQALCAPETTSGREDEGLPALLQLLGELGATVVEQPVAAGRTNVLALWGRPRVLFSTHLDTVPPYLPPRLEGEVLWGRGTCDAKGQAIAQLAAIRSLLGQGQHGFAWLGVVGEETDSAGAAAALGLADRLQDVKALINGEPTELKLGTGQRGVQHVCLHCSGRAAHSGSPQLGHNATWPMLDWLQRLREQARPVDPLLGPELWNIGLLQAGEALNSVPARAEAHLLARVVPGSTLLEEVRRLAPPEGTVDLRLNEPADVYPQVPGFEHAPMPFGSDAPALRALVPDRTVVLAGPGSIAVAHTLDEHITLSDLEAGVDLNCRLALHFLGD; encoded by the coding sequence ATGAACGCATCCCCCGCAGATCTCCGAGGCTGGCTCAGCGCCAGGCTGCAGGCCCTGTGCGCACCGGAGACCACCTCGGGCCGCGAAGATGAGGGCCTGCCCGCCCTGCTCCAGCTGCTTGGCGAATTGGGCGCCACCGTGGTGGAGCAGCCCGTGGCTGCGGGCCGCACCAATGTGTTGGCCCTGTGGGGCAGGCCACGGGTGCTCTTCTCCACCCACCTGGATACGGTGCCGCCGTACCTGCCTCCCAGGTTGGAGGGTGAGGTGCTTTGGGGCCGTGGCACCTGCGATGCCAAGGGCCAGGCGATAGCCCAACTGGCGGCCATCCGCAGCCTCTTGGGCCAAGGCCAGCACGGCTTCGCGTGGCTGGGTGTGGTGGGCGAGGAGACCGACAGCGCCGGTGCCGCGGCGGCGCTTGGTCTGGCGGATCGGCTGCAGGATGTGAAGGCCCTCATCAATGGCGAACCCACCGAGCTGAAGTTGGGCACAGGCCAGCGCGGCGTGCAGCATGTCTGTCTTCATTGCAGCGGGCGCGCCGCCCACAGCGGCAGTCCCCAGCTGGGCCACAACGCCACCTGGCCCATGCTGGATTGGCTGCAGCGCCTGCGGGAACAGGCACGGCCCGTGGATCCGCTGCTGGGCCCTGAACTTTGGAACATCGGCCTCCTGCAGGCAGGTGAGGCGCTCAATTCGGTGCCGGCCCGCGCCGAGGCCCATCTGCTGGCGCGGGTGGTGCCCGGCAGTACCCTGCTGGAGGAGGTTCGGCGCTTGGCGCCTCCTGAAGGCACCGTGGACCTTCGTTTGAATGAACCGGCAGATGTGTACCCGCAGGTGCCGGGCTTCGAGCATGCGCCGATGCCCTTCGGCTCGGACGCACCCGCGCTGCGGGCCTTGGTGCCCGACCGCACCGTGGTGCTGGCGGGGCCCGGCAGCATTGCCGTGGCACATACCCTCGATGAACACATCACACTGAGCGACCTCGAGGCCGGCGTGGATCTCAACTGCCGCCTGGCCCTGCATTTCCTGGGAGACTAA
- the asd gene encoding aspartate-semialdehyde dehydrogenase: protein MTTPKIPVTVLGATGVVGQRFVRRLANHPLFRIEHLAASERSAGKRYRDACAWRLDGEPYGGLGDQVMAEGTPEFALSPVVFSALDTAPAQELEPAFAKAGAMVFSNAAAFRMAPDVPLLVPEVNAAHLGLLDIQRHHHGWKGGIVTNANCTATVLVMALAPLHEAFGVEAVMMSSMQAISGAGYPGVASLDILGNVIPFIRNEEPKVEEETPKMLGRFNGTTVDLAPMAVSALCHRVPVIEGHTEAVSVRLKGNPSLEAVREAFQNWKPEPQRLGLFSAPAVPIHVHTLEDRPQVRRDVEKDEGMSIHVGRIRACPILGLKFALLGHNTERGAAGGSILNAELAHAKGYLR from the coding sequence ATGACCACCCCCAAGATTCCCGTCACTGTTCTGGGCGCCACTGGCGTCGTGGGCCAGCGCTTCGTGCGGCGCCTGGCGAACCATCCCCTCTTCCGCATCGAGCATCTCGCGGCCAGCGAACGCAGCGCGGGCAAGCGCTACCGCGACGCCTGCGCCTGGCGCTTGGATGGCGAGCCCTATGGCGGCCTGGGCGATCAGGTGATGGCTGAGGGCACGCCAGAGTTTGCCTTGTCGCCGGTGGTGTTCAGCGCCTTGGATACCGCGCCGGCCCAGGAGTTGGAACCGGCCTTTGCCAAGGCGGGTGCGATGGTCTTCTCCAATGCCGCGGCCTTCCGCATGGCGCCGGACGTGCCCCTGCTGGTACCGGAAGTGAATGCCGCTCATCTGGGATTGCTGGACATCCAGCGTCACCACCACGGCTGGAAGGGGGGCATCGTCACCAACGCCAACTGCACCGCTACCGTGCTGGTCATGGCGCTGGCGCCGCTGCATGAAGCCTTCGGCGTGGAAGCCGTGATGATGTCATCGATGCAGGCCATCAGCGGCGCGGGCTATCCCGGTGTGGCCAGCCTCGACATCCTCGGCAACGTCATCCCCTTCATCCGCAACGAAGAGCCGAAGGTGGAAGAGGAAACGCCCAAGATGCTGGGCCGTTTCAATGGCACCACCGTGGACCTGGCGCCCATGGCTGTGAGTGCCCTCTGCCATCGCGTTCCGGTCATCGAGGGACACACCGAGGCCGTGAGTGTGCGGCTGAAGGGCAACCCCTCTCTGGAGGCGGTGCGCGAGGCCTTCCAGAACTGGAAACCCGAGCCCCAGCGCCTGGGCCTGTTTTCGGCGCCCGCTGTGCCCATCCACGTGCACACCCTGGAGGACCGTCCCCAGGTGCGCCGCGATGTGGAGAAGGATGAGGGCATGAGCATCCATGTGGGCCGCATCCGCGCTTGTCCGATTCTCGGCCTGAAGTTCGCGCTGCTGGGCCACAACACAGAGCGTGGCGCCGCCGGCGGCAGCATCCTCAATGCCGAATTGGCCCACGCGAAGGGATACCTCCGATGA
- the lysC gene encoding lysine-sensitive aspartokinase 3: protein MIVLKFGGSSVADAACMRQVAKLAEAALPKAPLVVLSAMGKTTNGLFDAAKAAEAGDLAEAMSRQRALMAAHRKAAEELFDGVVPESLDVALTDLFGELELLLRGVAMLRELSARSMDAIASLGERLSTRIFAAFVGGAWVDARTVLRTNEVFGEAVPQQAAIRPLAEMHLKSQVGPGRVVVTQGYIGATEDGLTTTLGRGGSDYSAALFGAALDAEEVQIWTDVEGVLTCDPRIVPDALPIPDLSFAEAAELAAFGAKVLHPATIQPAVEARIPVTVRHTQKPEGRFTTISAEVRSGGPITALASRGPVTVLTVSSTRMLAQSGFLARLFEVFGRRGVSVDLVATAEVSVSLTVEADVPLKPLLQDLSAFATVEIHEGRAIIAAVGERLKSTPGLGAKLLTALGDINVEMISMGANEINLSLVVQEERTAEALRRLHQVLVGTPS from the coding sequence ATGATCGTCCTCAAGTTCGGCGGCAGCAGCGTCGCGGATGCCGCCTGCATGCGGCAGGTGGCCAAGCTCGCGGAAGCGGCTCTGCCCAAGGCGCCGCTGGTGGTGCTGTCGGCCATGGGCAAGACCACCAACGGGCTCTTCGATGCGGCCAAGGCGGCCGAAGCGGGCGATCTGGCCGAGGCCATGTCCCGGCAGCGGGCCCTGATGGCGGCGCACCGGAAAGCCGCGGAGGAGCTGTTTGACGGCGTCGTGCCGGAGTCCTTGGACGTGGCGCTGACGGATCTCTTCGGCGAGTTGGAACTCCTGCTTCGCGGTGTGGCCATGCTGCGGGAGTTGAGTGCGCGCAGCATGGATGCCATCGCCTCCCTTGGTGAACGGCTGTCCACGCGGATCTTCGCGGCCTTCGTGGGCGGAGCCTGGGTGGATGCCCGCACGGTGCTGCGCACCAACGAAGTGTTTGGCGAGGCGGTGCCCCAGCAGGCGGCGATCCGCCCGCTGGCTGAGATGCACCTGAAGTCTCAGGTGGGCCCGGGTCGTGTAGTGGTCACCCAGGGCTACATCGGCGCCACGGAAGATGGCCTCACCACCACGTTGGGACGGGGCGGCAGCGACTACTCTGCCGCCCTTTTCGGCGCCGCTCTGGATGCGGAGGAGGTGCAGATCTGGACCGACGTCGAGGGCGTGCTCACCTGCGATCCGCGCATCGTGCCCGACGCGCTGCCCATCCCCGACCTGAGTTTTGCTGAAGCCGCCGAGCTGGCCGCGTTCGGCGCCAAAGTACTGCACCCCGCCACCATCCAGCCCGCGGTGGAGGCGCGCATCCCCGTCACCGTGCGTCACACGCAGAAACCCGAGGGACGCTTCACCACCATCTCCGCGGAAGTGCGCAGCGGGGGCCCCATCACGGCGCTGGCCAGCCGCGGTCCCGTGACGGTGCTGACCGTAAGCAGCACGCGGATGCTCGCGCAGAGCGGTTTCCTGGCCCGGCTCTTCGAGGTGTTCGGCCGCCGCGGCGTGAGCGTCGACCTGGTGGCTACGGCAGAAGTCAGCGTGTCCCTCACCGTGGAAGCGGACGTGCCCTTGAAGCCGCTTCTCCAGGATTTGTCGGCCTTCGCCACTGTGGAAATCCACGAAGGCCGGGCCATCATCGCGGCCGTGGGTGAGCGCCTGAAATCCACGCCGGGCCTGGGCGCGAAGCTGTTGACGGCCCTGGGTGACATCAACGTCGAAATGATCAGCATGGGTGCCAACGAAATCAACCTGAGCCTGGTGGTGCAGGAGGAACGCACGGCGGAGGCCCTGCGGCGCCTGCATCAGGTGCTGGTGGGAACGCCGTCATGA
- a CDS encoding 4-hydroxy-tetrahydrodipicolinate reductase, which translates to MSGLRIGLFGRGRLGSAILAEAGGGLTWVVDQGETPSAAVDVAIDASVAGAVASHLDWALETGTDLVIGATGWSIPDLEARVAGRIGLLTATNFSLTVALMARLATVMGRFAALDPSRDPYLVEHHHRLKADAPSGTAKTLAAAVMAGCPRKTEWTLDTPEPHQLSVGVVRAGAEFGTHSVGLDAPAEVLELTHTARSRAPFAQGALAAAQWLHGRKGLFTMDDVAADLLDPLFDNLNAGRPPARGARSTSPLVLPHAASGQNPEVASPGGKP; encoded by the coding sequence ATGAGCGGCCTGCGCATCGGCCTTTTCGGACGGGGCCGCCTGGGCTCGGCCATCCTCGCCGAGGCGGGCGGCGGCTTGACGTGGGTGGTCGATCAGGGTGAAACGCCCTCCGCAGCGGTGGATGTGGCCATCGACGCGAGCGTAGCCGGGGCTGTGGCCTCCCACCTGGACTGGGCCCTGGAGACCGGCACGGACTTGGTCATCGGCGCCACGGGCTGGTCCATTCCAGATCTCGAAGCCCGCGTGGCAGGCCGCATCGGCCTGCTGACGGCCACCAATTTTTCGCTGACCGTCGCCCTCATGGCCCGCCTGGCCACGGTGATGGGGCGCTTTGCGGCGCTGGATCCGTCCCGTGATCCCTACCTGGTGGAGCATCATCACCGTCTCAAGGCCGACGCCCCTTCGGGCACGGCGAAGACCTTGGCGGCGGCCGTGATGGCGGGCTGCCCCCGCAAGACGGAATGGACCCTGGACACGCCAGAACCGCACCAGCTCAGTGTGGGGGTGGTGCGGGCCGGGGCCGAATTCGGCACCCACAGCGTGGGCCTCGATGCCCCCGCTGAGGTTTTGGAGCTCACGCACACGGCCCGTTCCCGCGCACCCTTCGCCCAGGGCGCCCTGGCTGCAGCGCAGTGGCTGCATGGGCGGAAGGGCCTCTTCACCATGGATGACGTGGCGGCGGACCTGCTCGATCCCTTGTTCGACAACCTCAACGCGGGGAGACCACCTGCTCGCGGTGCGCGCTCTACGTCCCCCCTCGTGCTCCCCCACGCGGCATCCGGGCAAAACCCGGAGGTCGCGTCTCCTGGAGGCAAGCCATGA
- the dapA gene encoding 4-hydroxy-tetrahydrodipicolinate synthase — translation MTLELSGLAVALATPFSASGEVDLAAFRKLVRHVVGGGVDTLVPLGTTGEASTLDDAERDAVIAACLEESGGRPVVVGTGSNATRHAAAMTKRAQALGAAGALVVTPYYNKPNADGLVAHYEAIAEAAPGLPLVAYNVPSRTGLNVTPAVLMRLWENPQVVAVKESSGSLAQIAEVGRTLPKGKTLLSGDDNLALAAMAVGATGLVSVLGNVLPRETAALVAAARHGHGAEALRMHQRLLPLMDALFVEVNPVPLKVALKLLGLGSDAVRLPLACASAATHTLVAEALCLSADGTFPGVK, via the coding sequence ATGACCCTGGAACTCTCCGGTCTCGCCGTGGCCCTGGCCACGCCCTTCTCGGCTTCGGGCGAGGTGGACCTCGCCGCCTTCCGAAAACTGGTGCGGCATGTGGTGGGCGGTGGCGTGGACACCCTGGTGCCCCTGGGCACGACGGGGGAGGCTTCCACCCTGGATGACGCGGAGCGCGATGCGGTGATCGCTGCCTGCCTGGAGGAGAGCGGCGGCCGCCCGGTGGTGGTGGGCACGGGTTCCAACGCCACGCGCCATGCCGCGGCCATGACGAAGCGGGCCCAGGCTCTGGGGGCCGCGGGTGCTCTGGTGGTGACGCCCTACTACAACAAGCCCAATGCCGATGGCTTGGTGGCCCACTATGAGGCCATCGCGGAGGCCGCGCCGGGTCTGCCTCTGGTGGCCTACAACGTGCCGAGCCGCACCGGTCTGAATGTGACACCTGCCGTGTTGATGCGGCTCTGGGAGAACCCCCAGGTGGTGGCTGTGAAGGAAAGCAGCGGCAGCCTGGCGCAGATTGCCGAAGTGGGCCGCACCCTGCCCAAGGGCAAGACGCTGCTCTCGGGCGATGACAACCTGGCCCTGGCGGCGATGGCCGTGGGCGCCACGGGTCTGGTGTCCGTGCTGGGCAATGTGCTGCCCCGCGAAACGGCCGCGCTGGTCGCTGCGGCCCGCCATGGCCACGGCGCGGAAGCCCTGCGCATGCACCAGCGCCTGCTGCCCCTGATGGACGCGTTGTTTGTGGAGGTCAATCCTGTGCCCCTGAAGGTGGCCTTGAAGCTGCTGGGGCTGGGCTCGGACGCCGTGCGCCTGCCCCTGGCCTGTGCTTCCGCCGCCACCCACACCCTTGTGGCCGAGGCGCTGTGCCTCTCGGCCGATGGCACCTTTCCAGGAGTGAAGTGA
- a CDS encoding 2,3,4,5-tetrahydropyridine-2,6-dicarboxylate N-succinyltransferase encodes MVVDVDSIRSFFSQGQDCLLTDPQAPAMHQLLVAALEKGMIRAAERQEDGTWHTNAWVKQAILCGFRRTSLVEMPGAGFPMFDKTAYPPRHFGLEDAVRLVPGGTAVRRGAHIARGVVLMPPAYVNVGAFVDEGTMVDSHALVGSCAQIGKRVHLSAAAQIGGVLEPAGAQPVIVEDEAFIGGLVGLFEGIVVRKRAVLASGVIITGSTVIYDLVNGCELRQEVPEGAVVVPGSRPASGDYAKAHGLQLAAPCIVKYRDDKTDAATALEQALR; translated from the coding sequence ATGGTCGTCGACGTGGATTCCATCCGTTCGTTTTTCAGCCAGGGGCAGGACTGCCTGCTGACGGATCCCCAGGCTCCGGCCATGCACCAGCTGCTGGTGGCGGCCCTGGAGAAGGGGATGATCCGCGCGGCTGAACGCCAGGAGGATGGCACCTGGCACACCAATGCCTGGGTGAAGCAGGCCATCCTTTGTGGCTTCCGCCGCACCAGCCTCGTCGAGATGCCAGGTGCGGGCTTTCCCATGTTCGACAAGACCGCCTATCCTCCCCGGCACTTCGGCCTCGAGGATGCAGTGCGCCTGGTGCCAGGCGGCACGGCGGTGCGTCGGGGCGCCCATATCGCCCGGGGCGTGGTGCTCATGCCCCCGGCCTACGTGAACGTGGGCGCCTTCGTAGACGAGGGCACCATGGTGGACAGTCACGCGCTGGTGGGCAGCTGTGCGCAGATCGGCAAGCGTGTGCATCTTTCCGCCGCAGCCCAGATCGGTGGCGTGCTCGAGCCTGCCGGTGCCCAGCCTGTCATCGTGGAGGATGAGGCCTTCATAGGAGGTCTGGTGGGGCTCTTCGAGGGCATCGTGGTGCGCAAGCGCGCGGTACTGGCCTCGGGTGTGATCATCACCGGCAGCACCGTGATCTACGATCTGGTGAATGGCTGCGAGCTGCGCCAGGAGGTGCCCGAAGGCGCCGTGGTGGTGCCGGGTTCCCGTCCTGCCTCGGGCGACTACGCCAAGGCCCACGGCCTCCAGCTGGCAGCGCCCTGCATCGTGAAGTACCGCGACGACAAGACCGACGCCGCCACGGCGCTGGAACAAGCGCTTCGGTAA